The following proteins are encoded in a genomic region of Tenacibaculum sp. 190524A05c:
- a CDS encoding type IX secretion system membrane protein PorP/SprF: MEVQLEKVGYILIDKIRREKMRLFMSNKLMLLLVVSYFVHSNVFSQQDPHYTQYMLNTMSVNPAYVGSKGHTVLTALGRTQWVGFDGAPDTQTLSYDSSLGFNGLGLGFNLVNDKLGPSHELYIDGNVSYTIETGEEGNLAFGLKLGGRILNVDWSIGNPNADGNDPSFAQNIVNRFLPTVGAGIYYHEPEWYIGLSVPNFLRQEHYDAQRATGEVAVERLHYFLIAGYVFDLSDDIKFKPAALAKVVFGAPMSLDVSANFMFNDRFRVGAAWRWDDSIAALLGIQVSESLHIGYAYDLTTSNYNVVNSGTHEVLLRYEIFKQARIKSPRFF; encoded by the coding sequence ATGGAAGTACAATTAGAAAAGGTTGGATATATATTAATAGATAAAATTCGAAGAGAAAAAATGAGACTATTTATGTCAAATAAATTGATGTTACTCTTAGTTGTGAGTTATTTTGTTCATTCAAATGTTTTCTCACAACAAGATCCCCACTATACTCAATACATGTTAAACACAATGTCCGTAAACCCAGCTTATGTTGGGTCTAAAGGACATACTGTGTTGACAGCATTAGGAAGAACTCAATGGGTTGGATTCGATGGTGCACCAGACACTCAAACTTTAAGTTATGATTCTAGTTTAGGATTTAACGGTCTAGGTTTAGGTTTTAATTTGGTGAATGATAAACTAGGACCTTCTCATGAGTTATATATTGATGGTAATGTTTCATATACTATAGAAACTGGTGAAGAGGGTAACTTAGCTTTCGGACTTAAATTAGGAGGTAGAATCTTAAATGTAGATTGGAGTATTGGGAATCCAAATGCTGATGGAAACGATCCTTCTTTTGCCCAAAATATAGTCAATAGGTTTTTACCTACTGTAGGAGCTGGTATTTATTATCATGAACCAGAATGGTATATCGGATTATCCGTTCCTAACTTTTTAAGGCAGGAACACTATGATGCACAACGTGCAACAGGAGAAGTAGCTGTTGAAAGATTACACTATTTTCTAATTGCAGGATACGTTTTTGATTTATCAGATGATATTAAATTCAAACCTGCCGCACTGGCAAAGGTAGTATTCGGTGCACCAATGTCTCTTGACGTTTCAGCAAACTTTATGTTTAATGATCGTTTTAGAGTAGGAGCAGCTTGGAGATGGGATGATTCCATCGCCGCACTCTTGGGTATTCAAGTAAGTGAATCATTACATATTGGATATGCATACGATTTAACTACTTCGAATTATAACGTTGTTAATTCAGGAACTCACGAAGTTTTACTTCGATATGAAATATTTAAACAGGCTAGAATAAAATCCCCTAGATTTTTTTAA
- a CDS encoding OmpA family protein, translated as MKILKTKLIILFLTLSNIIVNSQSRRVADKYFEEFAYYKAAKIYEAVYQKGDTTKYLLKRLGDAYYNNSQTENAEFWYRKLVEEKKEQDPTYLFKYSQVLRSNGNLQKSDSIYALLNKELSDQEGEKYVDKKNFLQDFLNQGDKKISLRNLATNTPFSDFGGVIFEDQVYFASASPRGLKKEKLYRWNNQPFLNIYKSDAFFQRLDEVKNDSVYDLENKTILSQNINTKFHESSPVFTKDGKYMYFSRVNFNGRKLGKDKKQTVNLKLYRAERNGEDWDNVEELPFNSDEYSVAHPALSPDGKTLYFASDMPGTLGQTDIFKVAIKEDGYGEPENLGKVINTPEKEMFPFISDDNILFFSSNGHRGLGLLDIFQTKMYEDGKFSKVTNLDFPFNSKKDDFSFYVAKDGKKGFFSSNRAKGKGDDDIYSFYISQIPEEEKCYEYVTGVVTNKVTKERIPNTIVKLIDDLGTVIEEKLTDSRGSYIFKLECKKENYVVIAEKRDYRNPDSKKVSVSGETKDKRYRVDLVLDPLIVGNQIVIKPIYFDYDKAIIRDDAQYELENIVTVMNNHPNMVIKIESHTDSRGGKVYNRKLSDRRAKSTRDFIISRGIESERIESAIGYGEDQLLNHCSDKNSRKCSEEEHQLNRRSYFYIVRGKEVTVDNAKPTVIDKKGYNSQKAMLERLSKFKSRKTRRLRTKPESDKCYRGNSDCSEE; from the coding sequence ATGAAAATTTTAAAAACCAAATTAATCATCCTCTTTCTTACTTTATCTAATATCATAGTAAATAGTCAGAGTAGGAGAGTGGCGGATAAGTATTTTGAAGAGTTTGCATACTATAAAGCAGCTAAAATCTATGAAGCGGTATATCAGAAGGGAGATACCACAAAATATTTACTAAAACGGCTTGGAGACGCTTATTATAATAATTCTCAAACTGAAAATGCAGAGTTTTGGTATAGGAAGCTAGTTGAAGAGAAAAAGGAACAAGATCCAACGTATCTTTTCAAATATTCCCAAGTGTTAAGGAGTAATGGAAATTTACAAAAGTCTGATTCTATTTACGCACTTTTGAATAAGGAATTAAGTGACCAAGAAGGAGAGAAATATGTAGATAAAAAGAACTTTTTACAAGATTTCTTAAATCAAGGAGACAAAAAAATAAGTTTGAGAAACTTAGCAACGAATACTCCATTTTCTGATTTTGGTGGTGTTATATTCGAAGATCAAGTTTATTTTGCTTCAGCATCTCCTAGAGGATTGAAAAAAGAGAAGTTATACAGATGGAATAATCAACCTTTTTTGAACATATATAAGTCAGATGCTTTTTTTCAAAGATTAGATGAAGTTAAAAACGATTCCGTTTATGACTTGGAGAATAAGACTATTTTATCACAAAACATAAATACTAAATTTCATGAATCTTCTCCGGTTTTCACCAAAGATGGAAAATACATGTATTTCAGTAGGGTGAATTTTAATGGTAGAAAATTAGGAAAGGATAAAAAGCAGACTGTAAACTTAAAACTTTATAGAGCAGAAAGAAATGGAGAGGATTGGGATAATGTAGAAGAATTACCATTCAATAGTGATGAATATTCTGTTGCTCACCCAGCATTAAGTCCTGATGGTAAAACGCTATATTTTGCCTCAGACATGCCTGGTACATTAGGTCAAACGGATATTTTTAAGGTAGCTATAAAAGAAGATGGATATGGAGAACCAGAAAACCTTGGAAAGGTCATAAATACGCCTGAAAAAGAAATGTTTCCATTTATTTCAGATGATAACATTCTTTTCTTTTCATCTAATGGACATCGTGGCTTAGGATTATTAGATATTTTCCAAACTAAAATGTATGAAGATGGTAAATTTAGCAAGGTTACAAATTTAGATTTCCCTTTTAATAGTAAGAAAGATGATTTCTCTTTTTATGTAGCTAAAGATGGTAAAAAAGGGTTCTTTTCATCTAATAGAGCTAAAGGAAAAGGTGACGACGATATTTATAGTTTTTATATTTCTCAAATTCCAGAGGAAGAAAAATGTTATGAATATGTAACTGGAGTTGTTACGAATAAAGTTACTAAAGAAAGAATTCCGAATACGATTGTAAAGTTAATTGATGATTTAGGTACTGTAATTGAGGAAAAACTTACTGATAGTAGAGGAAGTTATATTTTTAAACTTGAATGTAAGAAGGAAAATTATGTAGTTATTGCAGAAAAGCGAGATTATAGGAATCCAGACAGTAAAAAAGTTTCAGTTTCGGGAGAAACTAAAGATAAAAGGTATCGCGTTGATTTAGTGTTAGATCCGTTGATTGTTGGTAATCAAATTGTAATTAAACCTATTTATTTTGATTATGATAAGGCAATTATTCGAGATGATGCACAATATGAACTGGAGAATATCGTTACTGTGATGAATAATCATCCGAATATGGTGATTAAAATCGAATCTCACACTGATAGTAGAGGGGGAAAAGTCTACAACAGAAAATTATCGGATAGAAGAGCCAAATCCACTAGAGATTTTATTATTTCTAGAGGAATTGAATCGGAAAGAATTGAAAGTGCAATAGGTTATGGTGAAGACCAATTATTAAACCATTGTAGTGATAAAAATAGTAGAAAGTGTTCTGAGGAGGAACATCAATTAAATAGAAGGTCGTATTTCTACATTGTAAGAGGTAAAGAAGTTACAGTAGATAATGCAAAACCAACAGTTATTGATAAAAAAGGATATAACAGTCAAAAAGCAATGCTGGAAAGGTTAAGTAAGTTTAAATCTAGAAAAACTAGAAGATTAAGAACGAAACCAGAAAGTGATAAATGTTATCGAGGTAACAGTGACTGTAGTGAAGAGTGA
- a CDS encoding FAD-binding and (Fe-S)-binding domain-containing protein, giving the protein MITTQQLQAFSKQLSGDLLFDELHKSMYATDASVYRKIPLAVAYPKNIEDIQELISFALKNKVTLIPRTAGTSLAGQCVGEGIVVDVSKHFTNILKFDQDNKTITVEPGVIRDDLNRFLKPYGLFFGPNTSTSNRCMIGGMVGNNSSGSTSIKYGVTRDKVISIDAILSDGSLATFEEISSAVFKQKMYENTKEGKIYQTIYNELHSPEVQEEIKSQFPKPSIHRRNTGYAVDEFLTSELFGGTETTLNVAKFLSGSEGTLAFSTSITIQLDDLPPTACIMVAPHFTSVDESLKATVTAMNHNLYTCELMDKVVLDCTKNNREQIKNRFFLNGDPEAVLMLEIKEDTIEAAEQKADVLIEDLKKHNFGYHFPKVYGDDIKKVLDLRKAGLGLLGNMVGDKKAVACIEDTAVDLNDLPEYIEEFSNIMDKYQQQAVYYAHAGAGELHLRPILNLKKSEDVDLFRKITTETAELVKKYNGSFSGEHGDGIVRAEFIPLMIGEKNYELLKRIKKGFDPENVFNQGKIVDAFPMDQSLRYEIDRNEPDVETILDFSDSEGILKLAEKCNGSGDCRKSPEAGGTLCPSYRATKDEKDTTRARANTLREFLTNSEKVNKFDHKELKTVFDLCLSCKACSSECPSNVDVASLKAEFLYQYQETNGYSFRSKLFANNAKYNKLGSKFPRLTNVFTNSYLAKKVMGVALERKVPKLASKTVKKWYSQNYKSNNNKKVYLFNDEFTNYYDASIGQDAVELLDKLGYNVVIIDHEESGRSHLSKGFLKEAKEIANTNINLFKDLVSEENPLVGIEPSAILSFRDEYLRLAENKSDAQNIANHTFTIEEFLSKEIDNGNINSNQFTTEEKEIKIHGHCHQKSLSTTHSIFSMLNLPQNYKVSIMNTGCCGMAGSFGYEKEHYAISMQVGEDTLFPKIRKCGEHTEIAASGTSCRHQIYDGTKRTAKHPVTILKEAIL; this is encoded by the coding sequence ATGATAACAACACAACAACTACAAGCTTTTTCAAAACAATTATCTGGAGATCTCCTATTTGATGAACTTCATAAAAGTATGTATGCAACTGATGCTTCGGTATACAGAAAAATACCTTTAGCAGTAGCATATCCTAAAAATATTGAAGACATTCAAGAATTGATTTCTTTTGCTTTGAAAAATAAGGTTACCTTAATCCCAAGAACAGCAGGTACTTCACTTGCTGGACAATGCGTTGGAGAAGGAATTGTAGTTGATGTTTCGAAACATTTTACGAATATTTTAAAATTTGACCAAGACAACAAAACTATAACTGTTGAACCTGGTGTTATTAGAGATGATTTAAATAGATTTTTAAAACCTTACGGATTATTTTTTGGTCCAAATACATCTACTTCAAATAGATGTATGATTGGAGGAATGGTTGGAAATAATTCATCTGGAAGTACATCTATCAAATATGGTGTAACTAGAGATAAAGTCATCTCGATTGACGCTATTCTATCTGATGGAAGTTTAGCAACGTTTGAGGAAATTTCTTCAGCTGTTTTCAAGCAAAAAATGTATGAAAACACTAAAGAAGGAAAGATATATCAAACCATTTATAACGAATTACATTCTCCTGAGGTTCAAGAAGAAATTAAATCTCAGTTTCCAAAACCATCAATTCATAGAAGAAATACTGGTTATGCAGTTGATGAATTCTTAACTTCAGAATTATTTGGTGGTACTGAAACAACGCTAAATGTTGCAAAGTTTTTATCTGGTTCGGAAGGAACATTAGCTTTTTCAACCTCAATTACAATTCAACTTGATGACTTACCTCCTACTGCATGTATTATGGTAGCTCCGCATTTTACAAGTGTTGATGAAAGTTTGAAAGCAACTGTAACTGCCATGAATCACAACTTGTACACTTGTGAGTTAATGGATAAAGTGGTTTTAGATTGTACGAAGAATAATAGAGAACAAATTAAAAATCGTTTCTTTTTAAATGGAGATCCAGAAGCTGTATTGATGCTTGAAATTAAAGAAGATACGATTGAAGCAGCTGAACAAAAAGCAGATGTACTAATTGAAGATTTAAAGAAACATAACTTCGGTTATCACTTCCCTAAAGTATATGGAGATGACATCAAAAAAGTTCTAGATTTACGTAAAGCTGGACTTGGTTTATTAGGAAATATGGTTGGTGATAAAAAAGCTGTTGCGTGTATCGAAGATACTGCAGTTGACTTAAATGATTTACCAGAATATATTGAGGAATTTTCCAACATTATGGATAAGTACCAGCAACAAGCTGTTTATTATGCGCATGCGGGAGCTGGAGAACTTCACCTACGTCCAATTCTAAATCTAAAAAAATCTGAGGATGTAGATTTATTTAGAAAAATAACTACTGAAACAGCAGAACTTGTAAAAAAATATAATGGCTCTTTTAGTGGTGAACATGGTGACGGAATTGTAAGAGCTGAGTTTATTCCATTAATGATTGGAGAAAAAAACTACGAGTTATTAAAAAGAATCAAAAAAGGATTTGATCCAGAAAATGTATTCAACCAAGGAAAGATTGTAGATGCATTTCCTATGGACCAAAGTTTACGTTACGAAATAGATCGAAATGAACCTGATGTTGAAACAATTCTTGATTTTTCTGATAGTGAAGGCATATTAAAGCTAGCTGAAAAATGTAATGGTTCTGGAGATTGTAGAAAATCGCCTGAAGCAGGAGGAACTTTATGTCCGAGTTATAGAGCCACTAAAGACGAAAAAGATACCACCAGAGCAAGAGCTAATACGCTTAGAGAATTCTTAACAAACTCCGAGAAAGTTAATAAGTTTGATCATAAAGAATTAAAAACTGTTTTCGACTTATGTTTAAGTTGCAAAGCTTGTTCAAGTGAATGTCCGAGTAATGTAGACGTTGCTTCGTTAAAAGCGGAGTTCTTATATCAATATCAAGAAACGAATGGATATTCGTTTAGAAGTAAGCTTTTCGCAAATAATGCAAAGTATAATAAACTAGGTAGTAAGTTCCCAAGGCTTACAAATGTGTTTACAAACTCTTATTTAGCAAAAAAGGTAATGGGAGTAGCACTAGAACGTAAAGTTCCTAAATTAGCCTCTAAAACGGTTAAAAAGTGGTATTCTCAAAACTATAAAAGCAATAACAATAAAAAGGTTTATCTATTTAATGATGAATTCACAAATTACTACGATGCTTCAATAGGACAAGACGCTGTTGAACTACTGGATAAACTTGGATATAATGTTGTTATAATTGATCACGAGGAAAGTGGACGAAGCCATCTTTCTAAAGGATTTTTAAAAGAAGCAAAGGAAATAGCAAATACAAATATTAATCTTTTCAAAGATTTAGTATCTGAGGAAAATCCACTAGTTGGTATAGAACCTTCAGCTATATTGAGTTTTAGAGATGAGTATTTACGATTAGCAGAAAATAAAAGTGATGCCCAAAATATCGCCAATCATACATTTACTATAGAAGAATTTCTTTCTAAAGAAATAGACAATGGTAATATCAACTCGAATCAATTTACTACTGAAGAAAAAGAAATTAAAATACATGGGCATTGTCATCAAAAATCATTGTCAACGACACATTCTATTTTTTCGATGCTTAACCTTCCTCAAAACTACAAAGTGAGTATTATGAACACTGGTTGTTGTGGTATGGCAGGATCTTTTGGTTATGAGAAAGAACATTATGCTATAAGTATGCAAGTGGGTGAAGACACATTATTTCCTAAAATTAGAAAATGTGGAGAACACACGGAAATTGCTGCTTCTGGTACAAGTTGTAGACATCAAATTTATGATGGGACGAAAAGAACTGCAAAACATCCTGTAACGATTCTAAAAGAAGCTATTTTATAA
- a CDS encoding Lrp/AsnC family transcriptional regulator → MKNQFDYIDQQILTKLREDARKAFSQIAEELNVSNSLIHQRIKKLTSEGVIKNAEFVLDEKKLGYKTKSYTGIRLREARFAKEVMRELEKIDEIVECNFVSGNYAIFILIFARDNEHLQKILYDKVHLINGVAGTDTFICFDTCFKRNFVIE, encoded by the coding sequence TTGAAAAATCAATTTGACTATATAGATCAACAAATTCTGACAAAACTTAGAGAAGATGCTAGAAAAGCTTTTTCTCAAATAGCGGAAGAATTGAATGTTTCTAATTCTTTAATTCATCAACGCATTAAAAAATTAACTTCTGAAGGTGTTATTAAAAATGCTGAGTTTGTTTTAGATGAAAAAAAACTCGGATATAAGACAAAATCATACACAGGAATTCGTTTAAGAGAAGCGCGTTTCGCTAAAGAAGTTATGCGTGAGTTGGAGAAAATTGATGAAATTGTAGAATGTAATTTTGTATCCGGAAACTATGCTATTTTCATTTTAATATTTGCTCGAGACAATGAGCATCTGCAAAAAATATTATACGACAAAGTACATTTAATTAATGGTGTTGCAGGTACCGATACATTTATATGTTTTGATACCTGTTTTAAAAGAAACTTCGTAATAGAATAG
- a CDS encoding VOC family protein, whose translation MSSKNKADHLNNDSNSFVSSEYIRNRFATIMSDMYKDEVPLYGELLNLVHDINNDVLEQAEDIKQQLANTGEITRLNMERHGAIRLGKPYELFTMRRLFKVMGMFPVGYYDLATAGVPVHSTAFRAIENTALNQAPFRVFTSLLRLDLIDDKHLRENVESILENRQIFTKKALELIDKSENEGGLNETDAETFVQEALETFRWHDTATVDYDMYEALLGQHRLIADVVAFKGPHINHLTPRTLDIDKVQSSMEARNIPPKDNIEGPPPRKCPILLRQTSFKALTEKVSFKNDAGNGKMGEHKARFGEIEQRGVALTQKGQELYNELLGKTRQAIGGSPNAENASEYNQLLLENFKAFPDNYDELHAQKLAYFHYFTTDKVKNISKSTTYSQEDIQQLLKDGYLTIEPMVYEDFLPVSAAGIFASNLGTDDAKREYEGTSNQSLFEKDLGEPVYDLMKWYSDKQNETIEKCLAEINA comes from the coding sequence ATGTCATCAAAAAATAAAGCAGATCACTTAAATAACGACTCTAATTCTTTTGTCTCATCTGAATATATTAGAAATCGTTTTGCAACGATTATGTCAGATATGTATAAAGATGAAGTACCTCTTTATGGTGAACTATTAAATTTAGTTCATGATATTAATAATGATGTTCTTGAACAAGCTGAAGATATTAAGCAACAGTTAGCTAATACCGGTGAAATTACGAGACTAAATATGGAGCGTCATGGAGCAATTCGTTTAGGAAAACCTTACGAATTATTTACTATGAGACGTTTATTTAAAGTAATGGGTATGTTTCCTGTTGGCTATTATGACTTAGCTACTGCTGGAGTTCCTGTCCATTCTACAGCATTTAGAGCAATTGAAAACACTGCTTTGAACCAAGCTCCTTTTAGAGTATTTACTTCTCTACTACGCTTGGATTTAATCGATGACAAACACCTTCGAGAAAATGTTGAATCTATATTAGAGAATCGTCAAATTTTCACTAAAAAAGCTCTTGAATTAATTGATAAATCAGAAAATGAAGGTGGATTAAACGAAACTGATGCTGAAACATTTGTACAAGAAGCTTTAGAAACATTCAGATGGCATGACACAGCAACTGTGGATTATGACATGTATGAAGCACTTTTAGGTCAACATAGATTAATTGCAGATGTTGTAGCATTTAAAGGACCACACATTAATCACTTAACGCCAAGAACTTTAGATATAGATAAAGTTCAATCTAGTATGGAAGCTAGAAATATTCCGCCTAAGGATAATATTGAAGGACCACCACCAAGAAAGTGTCCAATTTTATTGCGCCAAACCAGCTTTAAAGCATTAACGGAAAAAGTATCTTTTAAGAATGATGCCGGTAATGGTAAAATGGGAGAACATAAAGCTCGTTTTGGAGAAATTGAACAGCGCGGTGTGGCATTAACTCAAAAGGGACAAGAATTATATAATGAACTTCTGGGGAAAACTCGTCAAGCAATTGGTGGATCACCAAACGCAGAGAATGCTTCAGAATATAATCAGTTGTTATTAGAGAATTTCAAAGCTTTTCCTGATAACTATGATGAGTTACATGCTCAGAAATTAGCTTACTTCCATTATTTTACAACGGATAAGGTAAAAAACATATCAAAAAGTACAACCTATTCACAAGAAGATATTCAGCAATTACTAAAAGATGGATATTTAACTATTGAACCTATGGTTTATGAAGACTTTTTACCTGTAAGTGCTGCTGGAATTTTTGCCTCGAACCTAGGTACGGATGATGCCAAACGCGAGTATGAAGGAACATCAAATCAATCATTATTTGAGAAAGACTTAGGTGAACCTGTTTATGATTTAATGAAATGGTATTCGGATAAACAGAATGAAACCATTGAAAAATGTTTAGCAGAAATAAATGCTTAA
- a CDS encoding YqaE/Pmp3 family membrane protein, which yields MSIFRVLLAIFFPPLSIIDKGCGSFIIIFLLTLCGWIPGVIGALVILNNPER from the coding sequence ATGAGTATTTTTAGGGTATTATTAGCAATATTCTTTCCTCCACTTTCCATTATAGATAAAGGATGTGGGTCATTTATAATTATTTTCTTATTAACGTTATGTGGATGGATTCCTGGAGTAATAGGAGCGTTAGTGATTTTAAACAATCCTGAAAGGTAA
- a CDS encoding tRNA-binding protein, producing MDVISFEDFLKVDIRVGTILEVNDFPKAKKPAYQLKIDLGSLGIKKSSAQITNIYSKEDLIGKQVSCIVNFKPRQIANFLSDCLVLGVYNDHNEVVILHSVKKIKNGEVVS from the coding sequence ATGGATGTTATAAGCTTTGAAGACTTTTTAAAAGTTGACATTAGAGTTGGAACTATATTAGAAGTCAATGATTTTCCTAAGGCAAAGAAACCTGCATATCAGCTTAAAATAGATTTAGGTAGTTTGGGCATAAAAAAATCTAGTGCACAAATAACTAACATATATTCTAAAGAAGATCTCATTGGTAAACAAGTTAGTTGCATTGTAAATTTCAAACCTAGGCAAATTGCTAATTTCCTTAGTGATTGCTTAGTTCTTGGCGTTTATAATGACCATAATGAAGTTGTCATACTTCATAGCGTAAAAAAGATTAAAAATGGTGAAGTCGTTTCCTAA
- a CDS encoding DUF962 domain-containing protein codes for MRKAEELFKEYSESHQNEQNQLIHYICVPVIFFSIIGLIMSIPNGILKDTFKLYNPLIENWAFIVGILISVLFYLRLSFWYFLKMFAFILLCIAGNNWISNNTNLLNVSITLFVVAWIGQFYGHKIEGKKPSFLKDLQFLLVGPLWVIEKLSKK; via the coding sequence ATGAGAAAAGCAGAAGAACTATTTAAAGAATACTCAGAGAGTCATCAAAATGAACAAAACCAACTTATTCACTATATATGTGTTCCTGTTATATTCTTTAGTATTATTGGATTAATAATGTCTATCCCGAACGGCATTTTAAAAGACACATTTAAATTATACAATCCTTTAATAGAAAATTGGGCTTTCATCGTTGGAATCTTGATTTCTGTACTCTTCTACTTACGCCTATCTTTTTGGTATTTCCTAAAAATGTTTGCCTTCATTTTACTTTGTATTGCTGGTAATAACTGGATTAGTAATAATACCAACTTACTAAATGTTTCTATTACACTTTTTGTCGTAGCGTGGATTGGTCAATTCTATGGTCATAAAATTGAAGGTAAAAAACCATCATTTTTAAAAGATTTACAATTCTTACTAGTAGGCCCGCTTTGGGTTATTGAAAAACTAAGCAAAAAATAA
- a CDS encoding energy transducer TonB, which translates to MVKKLLVIAAVAFSTQCVMSQSKSKETCDTPNGEPALDLNSITKCSVEGKDAKTKQISVEVTSRRRVIRKRDAVTGVNSSSSTSNKLAALKKKASLVGTLDLSSEEVVEKVPFNLVEEIPLFDDCESVAIYQQEKCFKSKIAEHVRKNFTYPQEAYEKSIQGRVLIQFVINKEGDVENLNIRGPYKGELLEAEAERIVRKLPKFKPGKHNGKLVKVKYGIPIAFKIPGKKASNVKVAKSVEATAQIFRFNEVESIPVFKKCSSDNSVDCFNNQMNKHIRKYFAYPQEAVDANIEGKVNAYFVIDANGDVADVKARGPKGGKVLEAATIQLIEKLPRMKPAMKGGKAVNVKYAFPINFRLQ; encoded by the coding sequence ATGGTTAAAAAGTTACTAGTAATTGCTGCTGTAGCCTTCAGTACGCAATGCGTTATGTCTCAATCGAAATCAAAGGAGACATGCGACACACCAAATGGTGAGCCTGCTTTAGATTTGAACAGTATTACAAAATGTTCAGTCGAAGGAAAAGACGCTAAAACGAAACAAATTTCTGTAGAAGTTACATCTAGGCGTAGAGTTATTAGAAAGAGAGATGCCGTAACTGGTGTTAATTCTTCTAGTTCTACATCTAACAAACTTGCTGCATTAAAGAAAAAAGCTTCATTAGTAGGTACTTTAGATTTAAGTAGTGAAGAAGTTGTAGAAAAAGTTCCATTTAATTTAGTAGAAGAGATTCCTCTTTTTGATGATTGTGAGTCAGTTGCAATTTATCAGCAGGAGAAGTGTTTTAAATCTAAAATTGCGGAACACGTAAGAAAAAACTTTACTTATCCTCAAGAAGCTTATGAAAAAAGTATCCAGGGTCGTGTACTTATTCAATTCGTTATCAATAAAGAGGGTGACGTTGAGAATTTAAACATTAGAGGACCTTATAAAGGAGAACTCTTAGAGGCAGAAGCTGAGAGAATCGTTCGTAAATTACCAAAATTTAAGCCAGGTAAACACAACGGTAAATTAGTTAAAGTAAAATATGGAATTCCAATTGCATTTAAAATACCAGGAAAGAAAGCTTCAAACGTAAAGGTTGCAAAATCTGTTGAGGCAACAGCTCAGATCTTTAGATTCAACGAAGTAGAAAGTATTCCAGTATTCAAAAAATGTTCAAGTGATAATTCAGTTGATTGTTTCAACAACCAAATGAACAAACACATACGTAAGTATTTCGCTTATCCACAAGAAGCGGTTGATGCAAATATTGAAGGTAAGGTAAATGCTTACTTCGTAATCGACGCAAACGGAGACGTTGCTGATGTTAAAGCAAGAGGTCCTAAAGGTGGAAAAGTTTTAGAAGCAGCTACGATTCAATTAATTGAGAAATTACCAAGAATGAAGCCTGCAATGAAAGGTGGAAAAGCGGTTAACGTTAAGTATGCGTTCCCAATTAACTTCAGATTACAATAA
- a CDS encoding energy transducer TonB, with amino-acid sequence MKHLFPLFLIIFTLLSETAVSQSKKHCDTPNELDLNTISKCTISKDQNDSKKVTLNVAAKKTRKRIVRRREKANSIKGSSKELNTNVIENQKIEIQNSIVTKHMSSEVVLFNIVDNVPLFPECDNKDQTGMDCFNTALSKHFAKTFDPERASEDGVSGKVFIQFTIDAKGKVVNLLVKARKKDKLLESEIQRVVSKLPTFIPGRHQGLPVNVKYSLPINFSAE; translated from the coding sequence ATGAAACATTTATTCCCCCTGTTTTTAATAATTTTTACATTATTAAGTGAAACTGCTGTGTCTCAAAGTAAAAAACATTGTGATACTCCTAACGAATTAGATTTGAATACTATTTCAAAATGTACCATCTCAAAAGATCAAAACGATTCTAAAAAAGTAACGTTAAACGTAGCTGCTAAAAAAACAAGAAAAAGAATAGTAAGAAGACGTGAAAAAGCAAATTCCATAAAAGGTTCTTCGAAAGAATTAAACACCAATGTTATTGAAAATCAAAAAATTGAAATTCAAAACAGTATCGTAACTAAACATATGTCCTCTGAAGTAGTACTTTTTAATATTGTAGATAATGTACCTTTATTTCCTGAATGTGATAATAAGGATCAAACAGGAATGGATTGTTTCAATACTGCCCTTTCTAAGCACTTCGCAAAAACGTTTGATCCTGAAAGAGCTTCAGAAGACGGGGTAAGTGGTAAAGTTTTTATTCAATTTACCATTGATGCAAAAGGCAAGGTTGTAAATTTATTAGTTAAAGCAAGAAAAAAGGATAAATTATTGGAATCAGAAATACAAAGAGTGGTAAGCAAATTGCCAACATTTATTCCAGGTAGGCATCAAGGACTTCCGGTTAATGTAAAATACAGTTTACCTATTAATTTTAGTGCTGAATAA